Proteins found in one Microtus pennsylvanicus isolate mMicPen1 chromosome 14, mMicPen1.hap1, whole genome shotgun sequence genomic segment:
- the Inf2 gene encoding inverted formin-2 isoform X6 produces the protein MSVKEGAQRKWAALKEKLGPQESDPTEANLESAEPELCIRLLQMPSVVNYSGLRKRLESSDGSWMVQFLEQSGLDLLLEALARLSGRGVARIADALLQLTCISCVRAVMNSQQGIEYILSNQGYVRQLSQALDTSNVMVKKQVFELLAALCIYSPEGHALTLDALDHYKTACSQQYRFSVIMNELSDSDNVPYVVTLLSVINAIILGPEDLRTRAQLRSEFIGLQLLDILTRLRDLEDADLLIQLEAFEEAKAEDEEELQRVCDGINMNSHQEVFASLFHKVSCSPASAQLLSVLQGLMHLEPAGRSGQLLWEALENLVNRAVLLASDAQACTLEEVVERLLSIKGRPRPSPLDKAHKSVQANLGQNRDSSSLNTTTPTAKVEGQQLAVASTCQHVGSSQSPSDDIAPQTALQQAASPLPTPPLSSSTPVLPPPPPPLPGQGTISPPAPPPPPPLPPPLPGSRTISPLPPPPPPLPGSEAMSPPAPPPPPPLSDSWRTQPPPPPPPPLPGMGGPSLPPPPPPLPGTGGIPPPPPPLPGFSVPSMVGGVEEIIVAQVAPGLDSAWVPSHRRVNPPTLRMKKLNWQKLPSNVARERNSMWATLSSPCTEVVEPDFSSIEQLFSFPTAKPKEPSAAPIRKEPKEVTFLDSKKSLNLNIFLKQFKCSNEEVTAMIRAGDTTKFDVEVLKQLLKLLPEKHEIENLRAFTEERAKLASADQFYILLLDIPCYQLRVECMMLCEGTAIVLDMVRPKAQLVLTACESLLTSQRLPVFCQLILKIGNFLNYGSHTGDADGFKISTLLKLTETKSQQSRVTLLHHVLEEVEKSHPDLLQLPRDLEPPSQAAGINLEIIRSEASTNLKKLLETERKVSASIPEVKKQYAERLQASIEASQALDKVFEAIEQKKLELADYLCEDAQQLSLEDTFNTMKTFRDLFTRALKENKDRKEQMAKAERRKQQLAEEEARRPRGEDGKPVRKGPGKQEEVCVIDALLADIRKGFQLRKTARGRGDAEAGSRVAPTDPPKAPEPAASIPIQGTDHPISEPSLDTTAAGEPQGWDLVDALAPSPQPSKEEGGPPTLERRSSWYVDASDFLVPEDTPNAQPSEGVWPVTLGDAQALKPLEFSSNKPPGIESSQQDAMDAEALRGVHQAKADSMREGAEDTAERGHSTHLPCTGPGEDEDEDDTAPESALDTSLDRSFSEDAVTDSSGSGTLPRVRGRVSKGTSKRRKKRPSRNQEGLRSRPKAK, from the exons ATGTCTGTGAAGGAAGGTGCACAGCGCAAGTGGGCAGCGCTGAAGGAGAAGCTGGGGCCGCAGGAGTCAGACCCCACGGAGGCCAACCTGGAGAGCGCGGAGCCTGAGCTGTGCATCCGGCTGCTGCAGATGCCCTCCGTGGTCAACTACTCGGGCCTGCGCAAGCGCCTGGAGAGCAGCGATGGCAGCTGGATGGTGCAGTTCCTGGAGCAGAGCGGCCTGGACCTGCTGTTGGAGGCGCTGGCGCGGCTGTCGGGGCGCGGCGTGGCCCGCATTGCGGACGCCCTGCTGCAGCTCACCTGCATCAGCTGTGTGCGTGCCGTCATGAACTCGCAGCAGGGCATTGAGTACATCCTCAGCAACCAGGGCTATGTGCGCCAACTCTCCCAGG CCCTGGATACATCCAATGTGATGGTCAAGAAGCAGGTGTTTGAGCTGCTGGCTGCTCTGTGCATCTATTCACCTGAGGGCCACGCCCTGACGCTAGATGCCCTGGACCATTACAAG ACGGCGTGCAGCCAGCAGTACCGCTTCAGCGTCATCATGAATGAGCTGTCAGACAGCGACAACGTGCCCTATGTGGTCACCCTACTCAGCGTGATCAACGCCATCATTCTGGGTCCTGAGGATCTCCGCACTCGTGCCCAGCTGCGGAGCGAGTTCATTG GGCTACAGCTGCTGGATATTCTGACCCGGCTACG AGACCTAGAGGATGCTGACCTGCTGATCCAGCTGGAAGCCTTTGAAGAGGCCAAagcagaggatgaggaggaacTGCAGCGTGTTTGCGACGGTATCAACATGAACAGCCACCAGGAAGTCTTCGCCTCCCTGTTCCACAAG GTGAGCTGTTCCCCAGCGTCAGCCCAGCTGCTGTCGGTGCTGCAGGGTCTCATGCACCTGGAGCCTGCCGGCCGCTCAGGCCAGCTGCTCTGGGAGGCCCTGGAGAACCTGGTGAACCGGGCTGTGCTCCTGGCCAGCGATG CCCAGGCTTGCACCCTGGAGGAGGTAGTTGAGCGACTGCTGTCCATCAAAGGGCGGCCCCGACCAAGCCCCCTGGACAAGGCCCACAAGAGTGTCCAGGCCAACCTAGGCCAGAATCGGGACAGTTCCTCCCTAAACACTACTACTCCCACAGCTAAAGTGGAGGGCCAGCAGCTGGCAGTGGCTTCTACCTGCCAGCATGTGGGCAGCAGCCAGAGCCCCAGTGATGACATAGCTCCACAGACAGCCCTCCAACAGGCAGCCTCACCTCTACCTACCCCACCGCTCTCCAGCTCCACCCCTgtgctccctccacccccaccccccctgCCAGGCCAAGGGACCATATCTCCCCCagcaccccctccacccccaccattGCCACCCCCCTTGCCAGGCTCAAGGACCATATCTCCtctacccccaccaccacctcctttaCCAGGCTCAGAGGCCATGTCCCCCccagcacctccaccacctccacctctgtCTGACTCCTGGAGGAcccagcccccgcccccacccccacccccactccctggCATGGGTggtccatctcttcctcctccccctcccccactaccTGGAACAGGCGGgattcctcccccacctcctcccctgcCTGGTTTCTCTGTCCCCTCCATGGTGGGTGGTGTGGAGGAGATCATTGTGGCTCAGGTGGCCCCCGGCCTGGACTCAGCCTGGGTCCCCAGTCACCGGAGGGTGAATCCACCCACACTGCGTATGAAGAAGCTGAACTGGCAGAAGCTGCCGTCCAATGTGGCACGAG AACGCAACTCCATGTGGGCAACACTGAGCAGCCCTTGCACAGAGGTGGTGGAACCTGACTTCTCCAGCATTGAGCAGCTCTTCTCCTTCCCCACGGCTAAGCCCAAGGAGCCCTCTGCTGCCCCCATCAGGAAGGAACCCAAAGAG GTAACTTTTCTGGACTCCAAAAAGAGCCTGAACCTCAACATCTTCCTGAAGCAATTTAAATG CTCCAATGAAGAAGTCACTGCAATGATCCGGGCTGGAGACACAACCAAGTTTGATGTAGAGGTTCTCAAACAGCTCCTAAAGCTCCTTCCAGAAAAGCATGAG ATTGAGAACCTGCGGGCGTTCACGGAGGAGCGAGCCAAACTGGCCAGTGCTGACCAGTTCTACATTCTCCTCTTGGACATTCCCTG CTACCAGCTGCGGGTGGAGTGCATGATGCTGTGTGAGGGCACGGCCATCGTACTGGACATGGTGCGGCCCAAGGCCCAGCTGGTGCTCACCGCCTGCGAGA GCCTGCTCACCAGCCAACGGCTGCCTGTCTTCTGCCAGCTGATCCTCAAGATTGGGAATTTCCTCAACTAT GGCAGCCACACAGGAGATGCAGACGGTTTCAAGATTAGCACGTTGCTGAAGCTCACAGAGACCAAGTCCCAGCAGAGTCGCGTGACGTTGCTGCACCATGTGCTGGAG GAAGTAGAGAAAAGCCACCCAGACCTTCTACAGCTGCCGCGGGACTTGGAACCGCCCTCTCAAGCTGCAGG AATCAACCTGGAGATCATCCGCTCAGAGGCCAGCACCAACCTGAAGAAGCTTCTGGAAACAGAGCGGAAGGTGTCCGCCTCAATCCCTGAGGTGAAAAAACAGTATGCTGAGCGCCTCCag GCCAGCATCGAGGCCTCTCAGGCATTAGACAAGGTATTTGAGGCCATTGAGCAGAAGAAGCTGGAGCTGGCCGACTACCTGTGTGAAGACGCCCAGCAGCTGTCTCTAGAGGACACGTTCAACACCATGAAGACTTTCCGAGACCTCTTCACCCGTGCCCTGAAG GAGAACAAGGACCGGAAGGAACAGATGgcgaaggcagagaggaggaaacAGCAGTTGGCAGAGGAGGAGGCACGGAGGCCGAGGGGCGAGGATGGGAAGCCTG TCAGGAAGGGGCCTGGGAAACAAGAAGAGGTCTGTGTCATCGATGCCCTGCTGGCCGACATCAGGAAGGGCTTCCAGCTACGGAAGACAGCCCGGGGCCGAGGGGACGCTGAAGCGGGCAGCAGAGTGGCTCCAACAGACCCTCCAAAGGCCCCAGAGCCTG CTGCCAGTATCCCTATACAAGGCACAGACCACCCTATCTCAGAGCCAAGCTTGGATACGACAGCAGCCGGCGAGCCACAGGGCTGGGACCTTGTGGACGCTttagcccccagcccccagccctccAAGGAGGAAGGTGGCCCCCCAACCCTGGAGAGGCGCTCTTCCTGGTATGTGGATGCCAGTGACTTCCTGGTCCCTGAAGATACCCCGAATGCCCAGCCCTCTGAGGGCGTCTGGCCAGTGACTCTGGGAGATGCTCAGGCCTTGAAGCCCCTCGAGTTCTCTAGCAATAAACCTCCTGGAATCGAGAGCTCACAGCAGGATGCTATGGATGCTGAAGCCTTGAGGGGTGTCCACCAAGCCAAGGCTGACAGCATGAGAGAGGGAGCAGAGGATACAGCTGAGCGCGGCCACAGCACCCACCTCCCCTGCACAGGCCCTGGAGAGGATGAGGACGAGGACGACACAGCCCCAGAGTCTGCGCTTGACACGTCCTTGGACAGGTCCTTTTCTGAGGATGCAGTGACAGATTCCTCAGGGTCTGGCACCCTCCCCAGGGTTCGAGGCCGGGTCTCAAAGGGGACGAGCAAGCGAAGGAAGAAACGTCCCTCAAGAAACCAAGAAG GCCTCAGGTCCAGGCCCAAAGCTAAGTGA
- the Inf2 gene encoding inverted formin-2 isoform X5 encodes MSVKEGAQRKWAALKEKLGPQESDPTEANLESAEPELCIRLLQMPSVVNYSGLRKRLESSDGSWMVQFLEQSGLDLLLEALARLSGRGVARIADALLQLTCISCVRAVMNSQQGIEYILSNQGYVRQLSQALDTSNVMVKKQVFELLAALCIYSPEGHALTLDALDHYKTACSQQYRFSVIMNELSDSDNVPYVVTLLSVINAIILGPEDLRTRAQLRSEFIGLQLLDILTRLRDLEDADLLIQLEAFEEAKAEDEEELQRVCDGINMNSHQEVFASLFHKVSCSPASAQLLSVLQGLMHLEPAGRSGQLLWEALENLVNRAVLLASDAQACTLEEVVERLLSIKGRPRPSPLDKAHKSVQANLGQNRDSSSLNTTTPTAKVEGQQLAVASTCQHVGSSQSPSDDIAPQTALQQAASPLPTPPLSSSTPVLPPPPPPLPGQGTISPPAPPPPPPLPPPLPGSRTISPLPPPPPPLPGSEAMSPPAPPPPPPLSDSWRTQPPPPPPPPLPGMGGPSLPPPPPPLPGTGGIPPPPPPLPGFSVPSMVGGVEEIIVAQVAPGLDSAWVPSHRRVNPPTLRMKKLNWQKLPSNVARERNSMWATLSSPCTEVVEPDFSSIEQLFSFPTAKPKEPSAAPIRKEPKEVTFLDSKKSLNLNIFLKQFKCSNEEVTAMIRAGDTTKFDVEVLKQLLKLLPEKHEIENLRAFTEERAKLASADQFYILLLDIPCYQLRVECMMLCEGTAIVLDMVRPKAQLVLTACESLLTSQRLPVFCQLILKIGNFLNYGSHTGDADGFKISTLLKLTETKSQQSRVTLLHHVLEEVEKSHPDLLQLPRDLEPPSQAAGINLEIIRSEASTNLKKLLETERKVSASIPEVKKQYAERLQASIEASQALDKVFEAIEQKKLELADYLCEDAQQLSLEDTFNTMKTFRDLFTRALKENKDRKEQMAKAERRKQQLAEEEARRPRGEDGKPVRKGPGKQEEVCVIDALLADIRKGFQLRKTARGRGDAEAGSRVAPTDPPKAPEPAAASIPIQGTDHPISEPSLDTTAAGEPQGWDLVDALAPSPQPSKEEGGPPTLERRSSWYVDASDFLVPEDTPNAQPSEGVWPVTLGDAQALKPLEFSSNKPPGIESSQQDAMDAEALRGVHQAKADSMREGAEDTAERGHSTHLPCTGPGEDEDEDDTAPESALDTSLDRSFSEDAVTDSSGSGTLPRVRGRVSKGTSKRRKKRPSRNQEGLRSRPKAK; translated from the exons ATGTCTGTGAAGGAAGGTGCACAGCGCAAGTGGGCAGCGCTGAAGGAGAAGCTGGGGCCGCAGGAGTCAGACCCCACGGAGGCCAACCTGGAGAGCGCGGAGCCTGAGCTGTGCATCCGGCTGCTGCAGATGCCCTCCGTGGTCAACTACTCGGGCCTGCGCAAGCGCCTGGAGAGCAGCGATGGCAGCTGGATGGTGCAGTTCCTGGAGCAGAGCGGCCTGGACCTGCTGTTGGAGGCGCTGGCGCGGCTGTCGGGGCGCGGCGTGGCCCGCATTGCGGACGCCCTGCTGCAGCTCACCTGCATCAGCTGTGTGCGTGCCGTCATGAACTCGCAGCAGGGCATTGAGTACATCCTCAGCAACCAGGGCTATGTGCGCCAACTCTCCCAGG CCCTGGATACATCCAATGTGATGGTCAAGAAGCAGGTGTTTGAGCTGCTGGCTGCTCTGTGCATCTATTCACCTGAGGGCCACGCCCTGACGCTAGATGCCCTGGACCATTACAAG ACGGCGTGCAGCCAGCAGTACCGCTTCAGCGTCATCATGAATGAGCTGTCAGACAGCGACAACGTGCCCTATGTGGTCACCCTACTCAGCGTGATCAACGCCATCATTCTGGGTCCTGAGGATCTCCGCACTCGTGCCCAGCTGCGGAGCGAGTTCATTG GGCTACAGCTGCTGGATATTCTGACCCGGCTACG AGACCTAGAGGATGCTGACCTGCTGATCCAGCTGGAAGCCTTTGAAGAGGCCAAagcagaggatgaggaggaacTGCAGCGTGTTTGCGACGGTATCAACATGAACAGCCACCAGGAAGTCTTCGCCTCCCTGTTCCACAAG GTGAGCTGTTCCCCAGCGTCAGCCCAGCTGCTGTCGGTGCTGCAGGGTCTCATGCACCTGGAGCCTGCCGGCCGCTCAGGCCAGCTGCTCTGGGAGGCCCTGGAGAACCTGGTGAACCGGGCTGTGCTCCTGGCCAGCGATG CCCAGGCTTGCACCCTGGAGGAGGTAGTTGAGCGACTGCTGTCCATCAAAGGGCGGCCCCGACCAAGCCCCCTGGACAAGGCCCACAAGAGTGTCCAGGCCAACCTAGGCCAGAATCGGGACAGTTCCTCCCTAAACACTACTACTCCCACAGCTAAAGTGGAGGGCCAGCAGCTGGCAGTGGCTTCTACCTGCCAGCATGTGGGCAGCAGCCAGAGCCCCAGTGATGACATAGCTCCACAGACAGCCCTCCAACAGGCAGCCTCACCTCTACCTACCCCACCGCTCTCCAGCTCCACCCCTgtgctccctccacccccaccccccctgCCAGGCCAAGGGACCATATCTCCCCCagcaccccctccacccccaccattGCCACCCCCCTTGCCAGGCTCAAGGACCATATCTCCtctacccccaccaccacctcctttaCCAGGCTCAGAGGCCATGTCCCCCccagcacctccaccacctccacctctgtCTGACTCCTGGAGGAcccagcccccgcccccacccccacccccactccctggCATGGGTggtccatctcttcctcctccccctcccccactaccTGGAACAGGCGGgattcctcccccacctcctcccctgcCTGGTTTCTCTGTCCCCTCCATGGTGGGTGGTGTGGAGGAGATCATTGTGGCTCAGGTGGCCCCCGGCCTGGACTCAGCCTGGGTCCCCAGTCACCGGAGGGTGAATCCACCCACACTGCGTATGAAGAAGCTGAACTGGCAGAAGCTGCCGTCCAATGTGGCACGAG AACGCAACTCCATGTGGGCAACACTGAGCAGCCCTTGCACAGAGGTGGTGGAACCTGACTTCTCCAGCATTGAGCAGCTCTTCTCCTTCCCCACGGCTAAGCCCAAGGAGCCCTCTGCTGCCCCCATCAGGAAGGAACCCAAAGAG GTAACTTTTCTGGACTCCAAAAAGAGCCTGAACCTCAACATCTTCCTGAAGCAATTTAAATG CTCCAATGAAGAAGTCACTGCAATGATCCGGGCTGGAGACACAACCAAGTTTGATGTAGAGGTTCTCAAACAGCTCCTAAAGCTCCTTCCAGAAAAGCATGAG ATTGAGAACCTGCGGGCGTTCACGGAGGAGCGAGCCAAACTGGCCAGTGCTGACCAGTTCTACATTCTCCTCTTGGACATTCCCTG CTACCAGCTGCGGGTGGAGTGCATGATGCTGTGTGAGGGCACGGCCATCGTACTGGACATGGTGCGGCCCAAGGCCCAGCTGGTGCTCACCGCCTGCGAGA GCCTGCTCACCAGCCAACGGCTGCCTGTCTTCTGCCAGCTGATCCTCAAGATTGGGAATTTCCTCAACTAT GGCAGCCACACAGGAGATGCAGACGGTTTCAAGATTAGCACGTTGCTGAAGCTCACAGAGACCAAGTCCCAGCAGAGTCGCGTGACGTTGCTGCACCATGTGCTGGAG GAAGTAGAGAAAAGCCACCCAGACCTTCTACAGCTGCCGCGGGACTTGGAACCGCCCTCTCAAGCTGCAGG AATCAACCTGGAGATCATCCGCTCAGAGGCCAGCACCAACCTGAAGAAGCTTCTGGAAACAGAGCGGAAGGTGTCCGCCTCAATCCCTGAGGTGAAAAAACAGTATGCTGAGCGCCTCCag GCCAGCATCGAGGCCTCTCAGGCATTAGACAAGGTATTTGAGGCCATTGAGCAGAAGAAGCTGGAGCTGGCCGACTACCTGTGTGAAGACGCCCAGCAGCTGTCTCTAGAGGACACGTTCAACACCATGAAGACTTTCCGAGACCTCTTCACCCGTGCCCTGAAG GAGAACAAGGACCGGAAGGAACAGATGgcgaaggcagagaggaggaaacAGCAGTTGGCAGAGGAGGAGGCACGGAGGCCGAGGGGCGAGGATGGGAAGCCTG TCAGGAAGGGGCCTGGGAAACAAGAAGAGGTCTGTGTCATCGATGCCCTGCTGGCCGACATCAGGAAGGGCTTCCAGCTACGGAAGACAGCCCGGGGCCGAGGGGACGCTGAAGCGGGCAGCAGAGTGGCTCCAACAGACCCTCCAAAGGCCCCAGAGCCTG CAGCTGCCAGTATCCCTATACAAGGCACAGACCACCCTATCTCAGAGCCAAGCTTGGATACGACAGCAGCCGGCGAGCCACAGGGCTGGGACCTTGTGGACGCTttagcccccagcccccagccctccAAGGAGGAAGGTGGCCCCCCAACCCTGGAGAGGCGCTCTTCCTGGTATGTGGATGCCAGTGACTTCCTGGTCCCTGAAGATACCCCGAATGCCCAGCCCTCTGAGGGCGTCTGGCCAGTGACTCTGGGAGATGCTCAGGCCTTGAAGCCCCTCGAGTTCTCTAGCAATAAACCTCCTGGAATCGAGAGCTCACAGCAGGATGCTATGGATGCTGAAGCCTTGAGGGGTGTCCACCAAGCCAAGGCTGACAGCATGAGAGAGGGAGCAGAGGATACAGCTGAGCGCGGCCACAGCACCCACCTCCCCTGCACAGGCCCTGGAGAGGATGAGGACGAGGACGACACAGCCCCAGAGTCTGCGCTTGACACGTCCTTGGACAGGTCCTTTTCTGAGGATGCAGTGACAGATTCCTCAGGGTCTGGCACCCTCCCCAGGGTTCGAGGCCGGGTCTCAAAGGGGACGAGCAAGCGAAGGAAGAAACGTCCCTCAAGAAACCAAGAAG GCCTCAGGTCCAGGCCCAAAGCTAAGTGA